One window of Oncorhynchus masou masou isolate Uvic2021 chromosome 28, UVic_Omas_1.1, whole genome shotgun sequence genomic DNA carries:
- the inhbaa gene encoding inhibin subunit beta Aa — protein sequence MSPLPLLSGILLLFTHSCAGGSSLPMADSLAMGGGQTPPQTQSQSQLAPEVTNCPSCALARLNEEEDGGKTDVVEAVKRHILNMLHLQARPNVTHPVPRAALLNAIRKLHVGRVAEDGSVQIEDEGHGRLDPADMAETTEIITFAEAGDSQGAVNFLISKEGGELSLVEQANVWIFLRLAKTNRSRAKVTIRLLQQHRGGDGREETSPVPLAEKVVDTRRSGWHTFPVSASVQTLLKRGGSTLSLRVSCPLCANAGATPILVSASSGQEREQSHRPFLMAVVQQGEGGEPRRRRKRGLECDGKVSACCKRQFYVNFKDIGWSDWIIAPGGYHANYCEGDCPSHVASITGSSLSFHSTVINHYRIRGYAPFQNIKSCCVPTRLRAMSMLYYNEEQKIVKKDIQNMVVEECGCS from the exons ATGTCTCCTCTGCCCCTGCTGAGTGGGATTCTTCTGCTCTTTACCCATAGCTGCGCCGGTGGCAGCTCTTTGCCCATGGCGGACTCCTTAGCGATGGGTGGTGGCCAGACGCCACCACAAACCCAGTCCCAATCCCAGCTGGCACCGGAGGTCACCAACTGCCCGTCATGTGCCCTGGCACGGCTAAACGAGGAGGAGGACGGCGGCAAAACCGACGTGGTGGAGGCGGTGAAGAGGCACATTCTCAACATGCTGCACCTGCAGGCACGGCCCAACGTCACGCATCCGGTGCCCCGCGCTGCTCTGCTCAATGCCATCCGTAAGCTGCATGTGGGTCGCGTGGCCGAGGACGGCAGCGTCCAGATTGAGGACGAGGGCCACGGGCGTCTCGACCCCGCTGACATGGCCGAGACGACTGAGATCATTACCTTTGCAGAGGCTG GCGACTCCCAGGGCGCGGTCAACTTCCTCATCTCCAAGGAGGGCGGCGAGCTGTCTCTGGTGGAGCAGGCTAATGTATGGATCTTCCTCCGGCTAGCCAAGACCAACCGCAGCCGTGCCAAGGTCACTATCCGCCTGCTGCAGCAGCACCGTGGTGGAGACGGCCGTGAGGAGACTTCGCCGGTGCCGTTGGCTGAGAAGGTGGTGGACACGCGGCGCAGCGGCTGGCACACATTTCCAGTCTCGGCCAGCGTCCAGACCCTGCTGAAGCGCGGCGGCAGTACACTCAGTTTGAGGGTCTCCTGCCCGCTGTGTGCCAACGCTGGCGCCACGCCCATCCTGGTGTCGGCCAGCAGCGGCCAGGAGCGGGAGCAGTCCCACCGGCCCTTCCTGATGGCAGTGGTGCAGCAGGGTGAGGGCGGTGAGCCACGGCGGCGCCGCAAGCGGGGCCTGGAGTGCGACGGCAAGGTGAGTGCCTGCTGCAAGCGCCAGTTCTACGTCAATTTCAAGGACATTGGCTGGAGTGACTGGATCATAGCGCCAGGGGGCTACCACGCCAACTACTGCGAAGGCGACTGCCCCAGCCACGTGGCCAGCATTACAGGCTCCTCGCTGTCCTTCCACTCCACCGTCATCAACCACTACCGCATACGGGGCTACGCACCCTTCCAGAACATCAAGTCGTGCTGCGTGCCGACGCGGCTACGCGCCATGTCCATGCTCTACTACAACGAGGAGCAGAAGATCGTCAAAAAGGATATCCAGAACATGGTCGTAGAGGAGTGTGGCTGCTCCTAA